CACAGCTATATTAGGGATTatttattaccataaaaaagttaaaaaatatgagaaaattaaattcagaaaaaggtaaaaaatatagagaaaactatttttagttttataATGAGTTCTTTAATATGATTTATTGAAAGTTATATCTTTAGATAAATACTTATTAAACATACACctaatttcttatttatagTAAATTCACATACGTAGGCATGTTATTTTTGCTAAACAACtgtaaaaagttatattccTAGATTTTTAgcatattttaatgtttaaatttttttcaatgtgaattataatatattgatTTTTGACTAAATATTATggtttgttatatatattttttaatttaaatacattttcataatatataaatacatatatatgagagttacaattattataaagtAGCATAATtcgtattattttattggaGTACCATAACttgtattaaataaaaaaaattattactttttgttatttatatttttatcgtctaaaatatttattttttcaacttattaaaaaggaataatattatttatatattaagaattaATGTATATTCTTTAATAAGTAACAAGAGGCgtagaatattattttttttcattaataaataaatttaatatatatactataaaatatgttttataaaatatatttcagcaaaaaataattattataaaaaccTTCTTAATATATGCGTTTGATGtttttgaattatatgaatattatgttttaaatatataataaataaatatccTTATTAAATAAGTGTTATTTATAAGTGTTTATTAAGTAATAGGTCCTATATCtttacaattaaataaatagtttaatgaaatatacgttttgttatttcttttaattgaAATGTATTggaatttttctaaaaataaatgaattatatagtttgttgaaattatataattaaaaatactttatatatttattattttatatgtcattatattataatagtaataaattaaatataataatatatgaatagtTAATATGTTGaaattcttttctttttccatcattttttttatcataattatgAACTTCAGTATAGGTGTTcatatatctataaataaaaaagttatgattacgataatgaaaatatatatatcttttcttcaataatataattatgtatagtttaatatttatacagaagttctattttatatgatcgtccataaatatataaagtaaaaatttgatattattttataggtatatatatacatattttatattagcaattagtaaatttttcatactaataatgaaaatcttataaattaaataaaaatgaaaaaataaattatttttttcttagataatttacaaatatgtaaaattttttttatttaatagataattcttaataactaatatttaaaaggttaatttattttttttaaaaaggcttaattaaataaatactatGAAAAAGGATCCACATGCAACATTTTCACAAGTAATTTTCatgattataattaatttactaTGATTATTTAGagttttaaaagaaaagaacaatatattacacatatatattttaattattccatttataaaaagtttgAAAAGTATTGTTTAGTCAATAAATTATCTATTTTATACGTTTGTCTTTGTAAAAGTATACATATGACTTATGGAAAATTAGACTAATATATACGGAAATACTGTatgttaaaaatgaaaatagtgacaataaaattttaataaaaagcacaaatatttattttttaataataaataatactaataattattaaaaaattttagtcTATTTAAATAGAAAGTTTATTCCCAAAAAAGGcaaatacttttattttgacaatataattattttacttattttttttttagtatataaatatatttttcatataactttaattaataaaaaaaatatataaaaaattaagaatatgAGTAAAAAGATTTtacattaattaataataatgctatatattaaacataattaaaaaatatggttGAGCATTAAAATATCagtttttatttgaatttaagatatatattctttcatATATCAGGTAGtagtatacatattataatctataaagaattatatacgTTTAGGGATTATCTAAATGATCTGCTATAATTAACataatgcaaaaaattattcgttcaatatattattattataattatattcttataaataatttttaagagTAATAATAAgttgttataaaatataatgtatatacatttagaattattaataatatagcaTCCTTATGGAATGCACTTAttgtattcatatatataattgtatgttatctatattttatacgttccatattctatataaattcaatatttatatattttttttattttattttggaaaaaattattaaaaagtattacataattgtttatattttataataaaattatagttttaaaatatttaagtataaatgaaaattattttatcttaatgagagttaattttttataaaaaataggattaaaattttatgatatatatttaaaattattttctatagGAATGTTGTAATagatgttttatttatatgatttttattatttttttacagagaaaacagcaaaaaattgttataaaagtaattattGCATTATTGATCTTTTGAAGCATATTATACTTTTGTTAATTctttctttaatttattagaaTATTAAAGATATGTATAATGGTGCAAATAATTAAGActatcttatttattaaaacttCTGTCTTAGTCCTTGTAACATTTATACGTCATTTTAACAATGATATGGTTTGATAATactatataagaatatattctttatacgattattacatattctactttaattaataaaatttcgtagaattaattatttatcctttaaataaaataaatataatttattaattttttttttagcgaacatttaataaaatcgcggatgaaaaatacaaacatgGAGAAATTTAGATACAATAACCTTTCGATtattagcaaaatataaacaggATAAGGATTCGCATATTTTAGGGTTAAAGCAGAATAaatcaaataataatgagCATGAAAAGTATGATATAactattaatgaaaaagggAACAAaggaataaacaaaaaatctGATAAAAGTTCATTAAATAAGGCGCAATACTATATGGAAGTAATAGATTATAACAATGGAatgtttgatggaaaacattttcattttaaaaaaaaatggattaaaaaaaaagattacgataattttattgaaagGAACAGGAGAATTTGTGATATAtctttaagaaaaataagatttAGAAAGTATGGTACTGGAGTTGCTatgtttgttatttttttcttgtttgcAGGAgcattttatgtattaccAAGATTAACGTCTTTGAATACTGCATGGAAAAAACTTGAAGAGGGTAGTGATATATTGAAAACATTGCATGAAACTATAAAAAGTTATGGGGATACAGTAATGAcatctatttatttaacattatataGTGTACTTATGCTTATATTGATTATTGTGCTTGTAATAGGAATTTGTAGAGTCTTaggaaataatgaaaaatataataaaattaaattgatGTCTGAACAAAGTGCATATTAATagagttatatatttttgtaattaattctttaatatGAGTAATGtctgtaatatatttagtgaTATTCTTAATACGAATACTtataatttctaaaatattgtaaattcTCATGAACAGAATTAGTCTGTTTGGCACACAACAATATATGTTCCTCGTCTTTTTAGGAATTTgaaagttaaaaattttttaatttgtatattaacatataatttaagcttaactaaaaatacttattataaatatatttgtgtaataATTAGATTTCAATGGACAATATATGTTGGTGCTTTAAGGGGAGTAAATAgtagaattattaataaaatattataaaacttACTTAAATTACACTATAGCTAAAAATTATTGTCTCCTATTATGTAACTTCATAtattctaaaattattttttgctaaggtaattaaaagaaattatattattttttttaaattaataaatgtgTCTAGTTtactatttaataaaattatatgggAACATTGTGTTTGCAcggttatatatataaatatatatttttaattaaaaacgcgattaatatttattttatataatatcttttattagacatatataaaaaaatatatttattgaaaaaatattattgaaaGATTTTGATTTCTATCTTATTCAGTAATtgtgaaatataaatatataatgaaataatatattttttgaatatggaaaatttataattgtttAATAATTTGTGTATTATGAAActtcataattatttcaaGAATAAAAaccaattattatattattattgttcataatgatattattgattctattcattataaattaatttaatgtatattatattgaaggtacatacatatattttatattgtttttatttttcatattattaaaaaattaaatttgtgAATTAGTTTTAATCACATATTAATaggtaatatttataattatttggaTTGTAAGGCTTATCATTTTAAAGTCTATTAGGAGAATATAAAGTTTTCATATTAACTGGCAGAACTGAAGcatataagatatatatgtatatatatatatatgcttttaCTGAATATATATGTCAAAGTAGTTCTGCTTAATTctattcatattttctaagctaatataatcattttgTTACTTTGCTACAATATTGTTGTATGATTATTGCATTCATGTtttagaataataatatatcttacttttattattaattagaGTAAGTCGAATTGATAcgcataattaaaattttgaaattaaCAACGGAACAACTACATTactcataataatttttataattatagaCTAGCAAAATATGtgatattttatgtttattttaaacGTATTAAGGGTTAATactcataaaatatattatcacttatattttgtttatatattattttatttattacttcaatagatgaataattatatagcAAGATATATATCGAAATATTTGAAATGAtggttatataataaatgtgtATAAACTTCATAACTAaagtatgtttttatattaatataaatattattaatttattttggattaaatatttcaaaaattatatgttatttcttgattatttttttgctattACACATTtcagtaatatttatattttatgtactgtatttttaatatatatatggtaaaACAATTgttgaattaaaaataaagaaatacctattttatagataataaatattgcaccttttatttttttttattatttagttaattttttttttctgatgaATATTTAGATAGGAAATTGTATAAATCTATTATTATAGTGAGAATTATACGcttattttagttttttctAAACAACTATGATAATTAATTCTAATTATGCAGATTTTATTAATGTGTTGTTATAAAttcaattatttaataatatttttaaaattatacaaactagttttaatatattgaaCATTTATAACTAacatttaatgaaaaatatgactGATTAACATGTTTTTCAGGGTTTCATTTCGTTGCACTATTCCCTActtcattataatataaaatctGAAACTTTAGCGTACAAATGTAAGCATGAAACCTAAATAGTGAAACAATGgaattttctaattttagtaccgaaatggaagaaaattttataaatgttttaatatttattgttagATATATCGtggtttattatatttatatttgcttTCCAATTTATagcctttttttcattattctttatattccattgtttttattttcaattttcttAACAAATGAATGAttctattaattaaataaaaggagtttattcattattcgttttttctctacaattaatatatttaaataaataaaatttttgtaaattacctacgaattttttttactgctTCACTTTTTAGTGTATCCTTTCTTCTCTTATGagccattttttaaatattaatgtaaaaatgttattattaagcGCCATTTCCATAACGCACCACCTTTTTCTCCATTTATAATcggaatatataatatgattcatgtttttttaaaccattatatacattaatctTTGCTCCAACTAGAGAATACATCATAAAGTTCTGATTGATATTCTTATTACATATTGGGATTGTAATGCATCCATTTATCATCTAATttgttcaaaaaaatattaaattcttccttttttttcaggACAAGaattcttttactttttaaaatcttatatcattttctttttccatcTACTAAGCCATAGTTcccaaataaaatttttatatttttctgatAATTTGTATTCCGCTatcttttgttttaaatatacttcTGGTATAACTTTAGAGAATTTATAAGATTTACAAAGTGAAGACGTTGCTTTTCccgaaaatatttaaataaaatattaaaaaaagtgtattttttagattaatttaatttttaaatggaattaactaaaattcaaatatatttatttgaaatattttatcttacCCAACTGCAGTAATCATCATTTGAACTGGTTgaagataatttaaatatgacTGTCGAAACAGAcgtaaaaaagaatattgtttctactttaataataaatagtgctactttatattatttaattttcaattaaatatattaaattacaaaGGCATAaactttaatataaatatgaaaatataacgaacaatataaaatgatttataaaaaatatttaaattactgttcaaaaaaaaataatgaaacaaaaagttttatataaaaaaaaaaaattaaaaattatgatttttattaagaattaattttataaaaacgtCATAAAATATCTTTAGAGAAACGCCTATATCTACttaaatgtaattaaatatttatttatgtacctTTGTCCACTtatgattattttaataatattaaattattttatttattatttttttttataagtatgtaattttaaaatataaataataataatatataaaattattgtaaaccttaatataaataaatctatatatataaatgtatagaTAAAACTTCAAGTGTTACAATATATTCTCCcattcatttctttttatcatatagatatatcattaatataagCTATATggcttttattaataaatacactATCCgtcattaatattattatgattgtaatttttgttttttatgaacatattattgtgtataattataatatgataataaatatgctgatatagaaaaaaatataaaaataaataactaaaatatgaaactcaaacttatattaattttaaagatacataacaattatataatggaaaataataagtttttaaaaaaaactttttaacatttaaaaCAGACTATGTTttccatattatattttacatttttttcaacTTTCTTTTCATTCTAATTTATAAGATTTTTCAAAtctattttttgttcttctAATTCTTCTATtactttttgtatttatttttatgtattttaaacattcacattattttattatttttattctctttttactttttctcttaatttttttaatattttttctttttacccattttttttctacaaataaaaattcagaAGAATAAATTCTAATCAATAGCATTATTCGAGCACAACttgttatattaaaagaaatattatttgcatatttttattattttcttttttttctaattgaATAATtctgatattaaaaaattagaatatatataatgtattacaTTCggagaaaataattatttatatctttgtTCTGTATGAATTCTAatgattttaaaataaagtaaacggcataaaaatttgcatgtaaaattttttattattataattacataacAGAATTAATATTTGCTATATTAGTAAAATGCTCtaataaaatgatttttttatttataaatatattataagaattgtaattttaaaaaaatatagttaatattttaggaataatgttaaaagataatttaaaaaaaaagtttttgcTAGTAgaaagtataataatataaaaaatatggttactgtacattttataaatattgaaatatatgtaacaaaataaaaaaaagatatatatttaaaaaaaacaaatttatttatttaacttgAAGGTGAATGTTTACTTAAAATTTACGCCATGAGCTAGAagttaattaataatatggtTTAATGAACagagaaaattataatataatacaattatttatacacaATAGCTTAGCatgaaaattgaaaaataactCTATAAATCGGATTAGATATATCATTCCCATGATCTACTATAAGgttgttcattttattaatatatcatcaataattaataatagttaCTTTACATTTTAGCAATATATAggtaacataataaataattcaattatttagaaatattatttattctacaATATGTTCTAATTGAGAATATCTCCCACAAttgtagtaaaatatatagcatATTGATTTAAGGTATCTATTTCTTATTCTcctaaatattaaaaaaattacactttttttatattaatatatatatatatatgtaaatgtgtttagtttattattcattatatattatggagAAAATGAAATTCTTCATTAAGAAATAGAATTTTTAgatataatgttttaatttttttaaaaaataaataattaaaaaaacgcaaatatagataataggtaaaattttgaaaatatacaataaatgaATGTTATTAATGTACGATATTCATTAACTCATAACTGATTAAGACGTTTTCATTATgtagcatatatttttttttaatataatttgtaatataGATTTTGTGTAAATTATCATTACGTTTTCATGCATATAAAGAGTTcttttccttattatttttttttttatgaacaaattttttatataaattgaaaCATGAAACGGTTGGTCaatggaaatataaaaagatacaaataagtatatttctAAACGTGAAAATAACTGTAAATTAAGAAGTAAtggaataaaatagaattatttaaatttttgtaataataatatattaattcaagAATAGTGttacaaattatttattttgtttttatttattattccaaattataatttttttaaggtGTAACATTTTcggaaaattttaatattaattttttttttttatatgcgTATTAACATCTTactatttttgttaaatcaAGTATTAGCGGAGTGTCctaatgtataatattacagatataaaaaaacgtatataattgtaatatattttaaatgcttCAATTACAAACTTCATGTTtcatgattttttttttcctttttattacttattaCTTTACattcattttctttatttcctagagacattaaaaaatttaaataatattttacattagtagccttttttcttaaatatcatctaaatatattatggaaGTTACCTATGAATTTATAGAAACTGTTTTCCTGCCATTTCATCCGATTTGTCTACTGTTCTATCAATAACTATAGGATTTGCATATACGCTATCTTATTTTACCCAGTTTTCTATCTCATTCCTGAAAGTATTATTCCCTATATGAGCATggatttctttattttttatatattctaaatcattactattatatttaattatattttctgtaattactggttttttatatgaatatactcCTTTCTTTGATTCATTTATGGAATTATCCAAATATGATTCCCTATTTTCAAAGTTCACCTCCTTTTTACATTCTTCTAATATCGTCATAAGAACTAGAATACATAGCcttgttattaattttttttttacatatttatataattccacataattttcttttttttggaattcttctatattcattaatgatatatagTTTTTAGTATTTTCATTTAGATATTGATCTGATATATTGTGAAAATCCTCTGAGAATTCATTGAAGCATTCCTGTTCCAAATACTGTTCTATAATAATAGCCTTTTTTGATATCCATTGTTtccatatatctttttctctttgtaaaaat
The genomic region above belongs to Plasmodium malariae genome assembly, contig: PmUG01_00_8, whole genome shotgun sequence and contains:
- the PmUG01_00024200 gene encoding fam-m protein produces the protein MVQIIKTILFIKTSVLVLVTFIRHFNNDMDKDSHILGLKQNKSNNNEHEKYDITINEKGNKGINKKSDKSSLNKAQYYMEVIDYNNGMFDGKHFHFKKKWIKKKDYDNFIERNRRICDISLRKIRFRKYGTGVAMFVIFFLFAGAFYVLPRLTSLNTAWKKLEEGSDILKTLHETIKSYGDTVMTSIYLTLYSVLMLILIIVLVIGICRVLGNNEKYNKIKLMSEQSAY